The region TCTGTTGTGGCTTTGCCTCGTCATTCAGAAACTTGATGAAAGTCTCCAGGGTTTGACCTGCAATGCTCAGGAAGGGCTCCAGTTTTCCCTGTGGATGCACAATATATGAAGAGTTTTCTTACCTGCTTGAGGTAAAGCAAAATTCATGTCCTCCCACTAACAAAACAACCCGGCCCACTTAATCTAACTGGAAGTCAGCCCTTAACAGTGTCCACTCCTAAAATGGTACAAACTCACAGCAGCCAGTATGTCTCTGATTGCTTCCTCGCTTTGGGACGCACTCCAGAGCAGGGTGCAAGATGCAGTGCCCAGCTCAGTACAAAATGCTTTCTGCTGCTGCAGCTCCTCTTTGCACTCCCTTAACTGCTGCTTTAAAACCAACTTATCCTGCAAATGTATGTGAGGAAAtagatacagtacatatacacatGAATAACTAGACAGCCATAATATACCTATTTGGGGAAGAGatttgtccctctctctctcacaccaacACACTAGTGGTTCTCAACTTTTTTGACCCCACGAATCCACATTGTCAAGAATAATATTCAAAGGTCTCCCAGGATTATgaatacataaattacattttcagcttCAAGTGACCTGTTCCTTTAATTACTTTTCATTAGCTCAATGTTCTTCAGCCTTTACACTTTTTATTaccaatttatttgaaatgatttttttttttttttttttttttactcacaaatagtaaaagaaaaaaagagcatgaCATAACTAGAAAAATTTAGAATCAACATTTTTGTGGTGAGGCCTTCTAGTAGTTCCCAGACCTCTGGTTGAGAACCACCTCACTAATAGACATACAGTATACTAATGCAAAACTATTTGTGCAGACGCTTTCCTATAAACTTTTCAGTGTAGGCCCTTCAGTTTCTCATTCTCTCCTCTCTATTTTAgtacctgtctctctctctgacactcgCTCAGAGCAACATCTAGTCTGGAGCGGATGTGCAAACAATCCtctctctgttgctgctgctCACGGTCACTGCGCTCTTTAACTATATAACAATaaagaaacttttattaaaacaactgTCAGAATtaacatttagtatttttataaacactgtaaaacaagGTTGTAcaccattcagaattgaattgagaCTGAATTAGCGCTACATTTCAGAAGAAGATCAGAGATTAAAGAAGATCAGGGCtttttctttcggaacatgcttcataaccttgttcaagctcttgttctgtccaggctggactactgcaatgctcacttggcaggtcttccagccagttctctcaaacctttacaattaaaccagaatgcagcagcaagattaatatttattgagccgaaaagaatgcatgtcacagCTCTTTTTATCAATTTGccctggctaccaatagctgctcgcatagaATTTAAGGCATTAATGTTCGCCTACAAAActaccactggctctgcacccctttacctaaattcactttattgtgccatcccaaagaggcacaaaatcactttcacaaacttttaaattaactgttccctcctggtggaatgacctgcccaactcaaaccaagcagctgagtcctttgCCATTTTCAAGAatcgactaaaaacacatctcttacatctttatttgaccctctaactctagcaatctctattctaattctattctttaaaaaaaaacttttagacttttagactctattcatttactaactacttgttttctttaaaaataaactaaaactagcTTCTCCATTCGTTTTGTATTCTATCTaggctctttttatttattatacaactaacaaaaagaaaaaaaaggcctctaacactagcttgctctattctacctgtattctttttatttattgaataataaaaaataaaaaaaacttgctacttGTACTGccttaggctaactgagacttgtcgtggcacttgcatatcattgcacTTTggctgattttgattgcttccattgtcctcatttgtaagtcgctttggataaaagcgtctgctaaatgactaaatgtaaatgtgaataaatCTAGGAAAaagatgattaattaaaaaaaaaaaaaaatacctgcatttAAATATAAGGTAGCAGAAATGAATGAAATTCAAAGATATTCATATAGATGTAATTTGTACTAGATAACGTTTGCCAAGATAAACTTTGTATGTTGGCTTAAAGCATTATATAGTGTAAGTGACATAAGTAGCTTTAGTGAACCAGAGTGGAAgaaggctttattttttttaagatgcattACCTGGGTTGGTTTCTTTCgaattgcaattcagtaaatGTATCTTCTTGTTATTCAAATTCAACTTCTTGCGAGGTGTGGCCAATTTAATTGTCATTCCAGTTTAAGAATTAAAgcttcaattctgaattttgctcAACCCTGTTGGAACAACGTCCATTGCACAAGTTTATTTACTATACATGTGTATCATAACTGACCACTGCTACTGAACGAGCTTTTGCTTACATGCGTCCAGAGACCGTCCTTTATGGATAGTATCAATATAGTCACTATTGATTACTTTTGGCATAAGCTCTCGTAGTGTCCTGACTTCTGCCTCCAGTTTCTCCAAGTCTCGCTTTCTGACTCGAACAAAGCAGTCTGATCCTAGATCCTTTAAACACACAGAACTGTTTTTGTTTACTGTTAGAGGTAAACAAACGTTACAGTGTCGGTATGACCACAAGAAGAGTACCAAACGTCTCctgaaatgattttaatattattgaacGTGCGTTAACAGTTGAACAGTGACATCTTGTGGTAATTCTGGCGCTTGCGATCGTTTTGATCATACTTTATAACTGAGTTGGTCATGGAAAGcgattaaaaaaattttttgacgACAACATCTATTTGGAAAGTctctttatgtttacagatgtAAATAAGTatcaaataaataactgattAGCCAATTAAGTTAGCTTGCTAAACACTTGCACAAACTCTTTCATCAACTTCAGCTTCTCAACAACAAACTTGAAATCCGCGAAAACAGTAAAGTTACCTCTCCTGCAGATGACACAGACGAAACATTAGCTGTATTGGTTTTCATTTCGAAAAGTGCATATTTGATAACGTTGTACGAACGGCCTCTGATCTCTTATGTTTATAAACGATGTCTTTAGCGCCCTCGACTGTACAGCGCATTTGTCACCCATCCCCCAAATCACCATtaaagacaaaaattaaattttaaaaaaggaaagataAAGCTTCTTAACAGACTCTACAAAACATCTGTTCATATCTAGAATTCGTTCTGAAATAAATTCTACAATAATCCTACTGGGTGAAagcatagatagacagatagatagatagatagatagatagatagatagatagatagatagatagatagattgatttaaTCTTTTGTACATTAAGTCATATGTGATTTAAAGCATGGACTGGCCTGATAGTTCTGTAGAGTTCCTGGTCCCGCCTGGTGAAAATCCATGGCGGGTTTCTGTACGTCATTACGTTCCCTGGGCTAAACCCATGGCTAAACCTGCCCCAGAGCCCCAGAAGTAGTCCGGTCCGGGATTTCCAAATAGCCACTCAAGTTATACTTCGAGAGAGTGAGCGCGCTCTCTCACAGTGTTCAATCCACTGCCTTGTGTTTGTGGTAGGTGTTATCTGAGCACCGCCTTGCTTACCCTGGGGCGTTCAGAAGCCAAATAATTTGTGTTTTCCGCGACGCAGTAGAACTGTTGGACCATGTCTGTAGGACTGGAGCCCGGTTTCTCCAACGACGAGGTGCTGAGCCTACGTTACCCGCTTCATCGTGCGTGCAGGGATGGAGACGTCGGCGCACTGTGCTCGCTGCTCCAGCGCTACTCTGACCAGGCGGATCTGGCTGCCGAGGACTCGTTTTACGGCTGGACCCCTATTCACTGGGCTGCACACTTCGGGAAGGTAATAGAAGTACATTGTTTGCATAGATTTATGCTTTATTCCTCAATTCTTTCTCTTCCGGAGATAGAGGCGTGTATGTGCCCTGATTTAGGGAATAACGAGCGCGTAACACCATGAGTTAAGCGTGCTGTCATCAAGAACTGAATTTACAGCGTGTGTCCGtccaaagaaaactaaaatatccCTATCGCCTAGACGATAAGGCCATCGGCAGAAAACAGGCCATATCATTCTCAGCGGCTGCGTGCAAATTCGCATGATGGGTAAGAGCAGcgtttaatcatttaatacatgTTTGAACTGAAAGCATTATAATTTCTGAGATGAGCAGACTACAGCGTCAGTGGCACACGTCGTCAATCTTATCCATTCTTGATTGTTTAACGTGTATGTAGTAACGGATAAACCTTGGAAGTTAAGTTGGATAAGAGAAATTAAGCCGAGCATGGACGTTACTGGTTGCTGCTTTGTTTCTGGATCACATTACTTGGAAAAATCAAGTTGCATGGACCGCAGCCAGCGAAGCTGCAACATCAGGCGCCAGCACGCAGCGGTTCATTCATTGGCTGGGTGAAGACCAATAAAACACCTCGCGCCAAAACAGCGAATTTAAAATCCAAACCTTCCTCTTGTTTAAACGTTTGGTGTTGTTGCATGGCTGTCTGTTATTCAGAGTAGCACCATGTTTAACATTTGACAGAAATGAAAACGAGGCTTTGGGGGACTGAGGTAAATGGATTGTTTAAAACATTCAGATTGCTCAGCTGATAAAACGTCTTTCCGGAAAAAAGGCAGAACAAAACTCTATAAAACGGGTTTAAAAGGTGTAACTTAGGCTAATTGGGAAAGTTACATAAGCTAAGACCTTTATACAAATGCTTGATATTGTGATAAATTTCATTACATCGTTTATAATCTAGTTTACAAAAGGATTGAAAACCTCAATTAGTTTATCAGCAACTTtttcagcaacttttttttttaaatactattgaCAGCCTGTCATGCTTCTTGTTAAATATACACATTTGATGGTcatgtttgtgtaattttatttaacacaatATTATTGACCGTTTTGAAGTTTGTACTTCTGTGCCTATTCAaggataaaaatgtaatttatgtcttGAGTGAACAATTACTATTGATATTATTTCAAACACATTACCTCATTATGTCCCAGTGCCAGCATTCATTATGGAAAAATGGAAAAGCTTCAGTGGCTTGTAACTATTTTTAGCATTATTCCTTATGGAAGTTTCCAGAGAAACTCTCTGAGCAAAGAACTGCTCCTGTGAAATGTGGCGTGTTTTCCACACTTGAACACATTTGTCATTGGTTCAAATTACTCAGCTTTATTACATatgttttattagtatatttcATTGTCTTGACCATTCTACATTTCACTACACTATATTCCtatctagggctgcacaattaatcgaatttctaatcgcgattacaattatgaatgccacaattacataatcgttcaaatcagtaattaatcgttcaaagtccacttatgttattttgcatgcttaagatacattttttttctttctacatgttatcttaagggttttccccattattttaattttagttctggtatagcattataataccattcatatttttacttttttataatttaaagaagaaaccaatccaatgtatagttgacatttgaggcctaatactatataaaatataaaaatttggcatgcagttgcatcaaacaatggtataaacatcattaaatgtaaattgtgataatcgtaattaataatcgcaattacagtttcaaggtaataatcgacaattatgatttttgtcataatcgtgcagccctattccTATCACATTTTGACTACTTTACACATTTTGTAATCTGGTAAAAATGCAACCATGTGTACACATACAACAAGTGCATCGTGTTTCTGCTCCTAACATCTGCTGATTGCGCacattttacagaaatgttttgGCCATGAAGCAATTTCAAACAGCCAAACTTTGAAAGTGTTTGAGAGAATTGGTGCATTTTCCAGAGTCTGTTTAGTGTCGGAGAGCACGGAGTCCTCCGAACAGGGTAATTAATTGCCCCGTGATGTTCCATATTGAAAATGCAACACAGCTGCTGGTCCCTGACAGTAGAGCGGGGAACATGAGTCTCAAATATCAGGTCAGAGAAATTGGTAGTCTGTCTCAAACTATTTGATTTCACCATTGTGTGTGAAGTCTGCTGCTGTTAACCACAGCTTGAGCTGAAATACACTTACTCCTTATCACCCAAGTTGTTGTGGAATAATTGATGGTTGTctgttttgatgattttatttttctctttgtcaCAAAACAGCTGGAGTGTGTTATGAGGCTGGTGCAGGTGGGATGTGAAGTGAATTCATTGACCACACGGTTTGCCCAGACCCCGGCTCATATTGCTGCATTTGGAGGCCATCCAGAATGCCTGCTGTGGCTCTTACACACAGGGGCTGAAATAAACAGACAGGTGGGTCCACATACAGAACTTGATAATGTTATATGATTTGTGATGTCTTATGACTTGACTGACCCTCTAAAGCTTGACATGAATTAATATTCAGAAAAATTGAATTTCTTAAATGGAACCGTTTACTGAATCTTtagaaaaaacaacagcaacagttttaatgttttttgttaagtaTCATATTAGTCATATCAGGCTTTTATGGTACATAATATGAGGTAGAGAAAATATGGAGAAAGAAaagctcagttttattcagaggcccaaactgagcaaaaatatgcaatttgctgcagatacaatttattacattttgatagcttgtaatgtaaataaatgagatCTTGATAACAGTATAATAGACTTCttgcatataataatataaatattaacactCCGTATCGCCAATGTTTTAAGAtattaaatgcttagttttatgatcaaagctctgtagtttcaaagcatataatgcagtgcaatacaatgatgattgacagAATTGCAAAAACTCTCCTCAAGAGCCTGATggataaacataataaaaaaaaaaaatctatggggtgtgtatatatatatatatatatatatatatatatatatatatatataaattatttgtttttgtttttttactttataaaaatctttaataatttttgcaGCAGAAATACACATGAACCACAACCTGAAGGTAGATGTTTGTACAATTATACTAACAGACCTTCTACTTGCTAAAAAgaataaactatcaatcagatgacacaTCATGTAGTAGATTGTGCGCAACAggttttttcagcaaagttttgatcatgtagGGTCATTATAGGTCTGGGTCATTATAGGTCTgtgcatcaaatatgatacagtaggctttataagGTCATTGAGCTGAGAATGTATTATTTATAGGGGCGATATCACCCTTGTGACTCAGCATTAAAGGCCTTTTCTTTCGCCATGGCATGATATGTCTTACTGTCTTCTTCTTGAGTCAGTTAATTAATCTATAAGCCCTTTAATGCAATTTATCTTTCAGTAAGTGACTCAAAGTCTTATCATTTGCCCTAACTTATCATCCCTGCTTCTACTTCCTTCAATTCTCTATCCTCTCTCCGATGTCCTGGTGCACAAATATCTGCCAAACTGATCCTATTGCCAGGGATGATCCTGTCTGTGATGGACAGATCTTTGAATGGTGACGTCTGTCCTCAAGGGTTGAGCACTGTAGTCTGTGATTTAGCCCAAAGGGCATTGGAGGATATTTACACCTTAATAACAGATGAAGACAAGAAGACAATTGAAGTGATAGAATTAAAAGTCCTACTACTGTTGGGCTAAATCTCAGTTCTCTTGCTTGACCAGTTGTACTTGAGGACCGAAACTAACTTTTATAATGCTTTGTACAGTTTTACTCTTCACTTTGAGAAACtggattcattttttaaaaagatgccaTTGCCATCAAAGCAATTAATCCCAAACCCATCAGAAGAATGTGCCTTTTATTAACTGTTGGATTAGGTCTGTTGTCTTAAAACCCTTTGTCCATGTTTCCCAAGAtaaatcaacacattttttttttcattatttatccaAACTTCTTGCTGAAAGTAATTCTGATGTCTTAAAGCGTAGGGTTAGGTGTTGTACATCAACAAAATGTGATCAGCCAAGTTGAGAGTACTCTGTAGAAAGTCATTATTCTCATCGGCCCATTTCAGTAAACTGCTAATCAGTCTGGCATCCCCAATCAGGTTGCATGACTTGCAATTActtgaatttttgtttattaaaaatggccaacatcaaatatgttcacacaaacaagcacagaCACTGAGGGGAATAATGCTCACAAGCAAGTCCATTTTGTATTATTGCTTCGGTTTGAGAGGAAGTGAATGAGTTATCCCTGTTGTATTACTGCCTCTGCAGTAATTGTGTGGTTTGACCTATTTTTAGTGGTATTATCTGGGTTATTTAATGGCAAATTATCCTTTGTGCTTTCAGTTTACACCCTTTAGGGGGAGCTGTTGTGTTAGGGTGAAGAGTTCAAAGTCTTCATTATGACTCATGAGGAGTGTTTGTTTAGATTCCTTCCTTCTGATTGATACCAACCAGAGATTCAGACATAGCTTTTATAGATGCTGatggttaagtttttttttttttttttataaattaaacaattgaTGTCTAGAATGTTGTCAGCATTTTTAATGTGAAGAGCTGTTAGTGAAGTTGTGAAAGTctattaaaattagcatttttctatatGGTTTCAGGATTATGTGGGTGAAGCACCCATTCACAAAGCAGCACGGGCCGGTAACATGGAATGCATTAATGTCTTGTTGATCCAGGGAGCCAAACCAGAGTAAGTCACTGtcttactgtttttgttgttttagatattttttcaaaatgcattattatgtgACTTTGTGACATCACAGTGTGAAAGAGAATCTCCACAAATAAAAAAGCTCTGCCGTAAAGCCTTCATTTTGATTTTGACAATCTCATGAAACCAGATGGAATACAGCTAGAAAGACTTGATACATAGTTTACATTCAGATCTGTTGTGGCTCAAAATAGCTTTAAGTCCTTGGAAAATGTGTTGTTAATTTAGTCAAGAACggtcattttttttactttaagccATGGTCTGAAGACtgtaaatggaaaatattaatgCAGGAATTATTTTACATACAGTTGGTAATCCTATCACCCTTGTAGTACAGGcactatactaataataattttagtacttgcagaataaatgtaaaaaaaaaaaaaaaaaaagtttcaaaacacatttcagttctAATAACAACTGCAAAGTGTAGTGTACAATTACTTGAATTTAATTAACTCAGTTAAAGTGACACTCCATCACTTAAGTCGTTCCAAAGTTCTAGACTTCTGTTCATCTTCGAATTACAAATGAAGATAtggatattaagatattaatattcttttagcatttttgtccatccatttaaaagttttggtaGTTTAGTCTTTGACGAATCAAAAAGACATAATTCATATGAATGGAGAGGTTAATTTAGGTTTATTTAGGATGCAGATTTAGTAAACAAAGACTtaaatttatgcttttattcacaCATACACGTTATTCAGATGTTAAGagtgtgacatttttatttttgggtgaactatcacttgaAATGTCCTGCTCTGTGTAGGCTAGCAGAGCTCTTTTAGTGGAGTTTTTCTTCATCTAATGAAGTGTTTATCTAAACCTGTTGTCATCATTTAGCTTAAAGGTGAATTTTTGTGTTTACTGGTTCCATATGAGGTTAAGATGAAATTCAAACGAAACAAATGCACATTTCCTCACCCCCCCCCCAAGAGCAGATCTGAGTTCTCGAAAAAAATTTTTGGCATAGATTGTGAATtgcaatttgaaaatattttgtatgaGAAATAAAACATCCCAGGGCTCAACGTTAAAGACTTTATTTCTACTGGCCTGGTCACCCTGTGATTTAACCTTGCTAATAAGCATATTGTGACACTAACATTTTAGATATTAGTTTAATTTCACAATTCTAGATTCCCATttcaataccacagcaaaaacttcCGGCTTAGGAGacaaagtttttaaacattttaaacattattgaaGAATAGTGAACACTGAATAATAAAACaggaatgaataaacaaattagcacaaataaatacaaaataaaagtataaactgAATTAACAATGctttataataaagtttttttaaagtagGTTCAACAATAGTATTCAGCTagagaaattgaataatcaaatgtaaaatcattgcatagtcttcactttttaaattaaatagattaATACTTGGCTACAAAAGCCATTTATTCGAGCAGTGATtgatttgtcttttgtttgattaacattattgaCACAGACAGCAGAAGGTTAGGCACAGATTCAATATAATATCTTTCCCAAgtgttttgacatcattttttatgtatttgtgtgtttaagtGCAAGATGCAAAACACAAATTGGTGTTTACACTGTCGCAGCTCTCTGTCTCTGTGCCCCGGGTGTGTGCAGAAAACTGTACATGAGTACATAATTCAGTGTCGTCTTCTgctaaaatggtttaaaatcgcTTGAATGTTAAAgattggcaaggcttaaaaacaagtgaaaatgaTCTAATTTTATGATGACCTGTCAGTCACCTGTCCTGAGTGTCTTTCATGCTAGCCCAGGCCAATCAAGcagtccttattgttgagccctgcatccattaattaaattttttccttcTG is a window of Cyprinus carpio isolate SPL01 chromosome B1, ASM1834038v1, whole genome shotgun sequence DNA encoding:
- the LOC109094471 gene encoding heat shock factor 2-binding protein-like, whose translation is MKTNTANVSSVSSAGEDLGSDCFVRVRKRDLEKLEAEVRTLRELMPKVINSDYIDTIHKGRSLDAFKERSDREQQQQREDCLHIRSRLDVALSECQRERQDKLVLKQQLRECKEELQQQKAFCTELGTASCTLLWSASQSEEAIRDILAAGKLEPFLSIAGQTLETFIKFLNDEAKPQQSYNSKEHHLVLALAGVITNIAAVSCGRDFLSSSAHILLDTLLQLLYLMKPGVFPKLKVLMLMALYNITISVNGLKLISESPGLLPLLSTLLEDPDPEVCLQSLRLLQSLLLEREVMSHITTDFLSSFPLRCIHHLASSRHPALKQTAQETLEDLASFTNSQTKDSEKEQ